From one Streptomyces sp. R41 genomic stretch:
- a CDS encoding carbohydrate ABC transporter permease → MPAAAQGAPGHPGGPGKSGPGTGSLRRGRPAQPRRSTGKSRRTQAGWTPWLYLAPALVVLGGLLVYPIYQLGLISFLRYTQAQVSGGEPTTFEGFGNYATLFADDQFWQVLLATLVFAAACVVSTLAVGCALAVLLTRVRAVPRLALMLAALGAWATPAVTGSTVWLFLFDPDFGPANRVLGIGDHSWTYGRYSAFALVLLEVVWCSFPFVMVTVYAGIRAVPGEVLEAAALDGASHWRIWRSVLAPMLRPILVVVTIQSVIWDFKVFTQIYVMTNGGGIAGQNLVLNVYAYQKAFAASQYSLGSAIGVVMLVILLAVTLVYLRLLRRQGEEL, encoded by the coding sequence CTGCCCGCGGCCGCCCAGGGGGCGCCCGGGCACCCCGGCGGGCCCGGCAAATCCGGGCCGGGGACCGGCAGCCTCCGTCGCGGGCGGCCCGCCCAACCTCGCCGTAGCACAGGTAAATCCCGCCGCACCCAAGCCGGTTGGACCCCCTGGCTCTACCTCGCCCCCGCCCTCGTCGTCCTCGGCGGTCTGCTCGTCTACCCCATCTACCAGCTCGGCCTGATCTCGTTCCTGCGGTACACCCAGGCCCAGGTCAGCGGTGGCGAGCCGACCACCTTCGAGGGCTTCGGCAACTACGCGACGCTCTTCGCCGACGACCAGTTCTGGCAGGTGCTGCTCGCGACCCTGGTGTTCGCGGCGGCCTGCGTGGTCTCCACCCTGGCCGTCGGCTGCGCGCTCGCGGTGCTCCTCACGCGCGTACGGGCCGTGCCGCGCCTCGCGCTGATGCTGGCCGCGCTCGGCGCCTGGGCCACCCCGGCCGTCACCGGATCCACGGTCTGGCTGTTCCTCTTCGACCCCGACTTCGGCCCCGCCAACCGGGTCCTCGGGATCGGCGACCACTCATGGACGTACGGGCGTTACAGCGCCTTCGCGCTGGTGCTGCTCGAAGTGGTGTGGTGCTCCTTCCCGTTCGTGATGGTGACGGTGTACGCCGGGATCCGCGCCGTACCGGGTGAGGTGCTGGAGGCGGCCGCTCTGGACGGCGCCTCGCACTGGCGGATCTGGCGCTCGGTGCTCGCGCCGATGCTCCGGCCGATCCTGGTGGTCGTCACCATCCAGTCGGTCATCTGGGACTTCAAGGTCTTCACGCAGATCTACGTGATGACGAACGGCGGCGGCATCGCGGGACAGAACCTGGTGCTCAACGTGTACGCGTACCAGAAGGCGTTCGCCGCCTCCCAGTACAGCCTCGGCTCGGCGATCGGCGTGGTGATGCTGGTGATTCTGCTGGCGGTCACGCTGGTCTATCTGCGGCTGTTGCGCAGGCAGGGGGAGGAACTGTGA
- a CDS encoding DUF3039 domain-containing protein has translation MSTLEPETQPQRGTGTGTLVEPTPQVSHGDGDHERFAHYVQKDKIMASALDGTPVVALCGKVWVPGRDPKKYPVCPMCKEIYESMGAGGDKGKDGKGGDKK, from the coding sequence ATGAGCACTCTTGAGCCTGAGACCCAGCCCCAGCGAGGCACGGGGACGGGGACCCTCGTAGAGCCGACGCCGCAGGTGTCGCACGGCGACGGGGACCACGAGCGCTTCGCCCACTATGTCCAGAAGGACAAGATCATGGCGAGCGCCCTCGACGGCACGCCCGTCGTGGCCCTCTGCGGCAAGGTGTGGGTCCCGGGTCGTGACCCGAAGAAGTACCCCGTGTGCCCCATGTGCAAGGAGATCTACGAGTCCATGGGCGCCGGCGGCGACAAGGGCAAGGACGGCAAGGGCGGCGACAAGAAGTAA
- a CDS encoding beta-N-acetylhexosaminidase, whose amino-acid sequence MTDLIPAPRAVEGPMRRGVALDADTTVWAAPGTGGTERWLRATLGAALGLLLSPGPQDARNAVRLLLDDRLEPEAYKLSVVDWGIEIRGGDAAGVFWGAQTLRQILGPDAFRRAPVRPGTIYGIPHQIIEDAPRFRWRGLMLDVSRHFMPKDGVLRHLDVLAAHKLNVFHFHLTDDQGWRVQIKRYPKLTEVGSWRARTKFGHRASPLWEEKPHGGFYTQDDIREIVAYAAERHISVVPEIDIPGHSQAAIAAYPELGNTDVIDTTSLTVWDNWGVSKNVLAPTDNTLRFYEGVFEELLELFPADAAPFSGFVHIGGDECAKDQWKQSPTAQARIKELGLADEDELQSWFIRHFDNWLSAHGRRLIGWDEILEGGLADGAAVSSWRGYQGGITAARAGHDVVMCPEQQVYLDHRQDAGEDEPVPIGYVRTLEDVYRFEPVPPQLTEAEARHVLGTQANVWTEVMEDHARVDYQTHPRLAAFAEVAWSALPAPAERDFADFEHRMTAHYARLDALGVAYRPPTGPLPWQKRPGVLGRPIEGAPPNV is encoded by the coding sequence GTGACTGATCTGATTCCGGCGCCCCGCGCCGTCGAGGGCCCGATGCGCCGTGGGGTCGCGCTCGACGCCGACACCACCGTGTGGGCCGCGCCCGGCACGGGCGGCACGGAGCGCTGGCTGCGCGCCACGCTCGGCGCGGCACTCGGCCTACTCCTGTCACCAGGGCCGCAGGACGCCCGCAATGCCGTACGGCTGCTCCTCGACGACAGGCTGGAGCCCGAGGCGTACAAGCTCAGCGTCGTCGACTGGGGCATCGAGATCCGCGGCGGCGACGCGGCCGGAGTGTTCTGGGGCGCGCAGACGCTGCGTCAGATCCTCGGCCCCGACGCCTTCCGCCGTGCCCCCGTCCGGCCGGGGACGATCTACGGAATCCCGCACCAGATCATCGAGGACGCCCCCCGATTCCGCTGGCGCGGTCTGATGCTCGACGTGTCGCGTCACTTCATGCCCAAGGACGGAGTCCTGCGCCATCTCGACGTCCTGGCCGCGCACAAACTCAACGTCTTCCACTTCCACCTCACCGATGACCAGGGCTGGCGTGTCCAGATCAAGCGCTACCCGAAGCTGACGGAGGTCGGGTCCTGGCGGGCGCGCACGAAATTCGGCCATCGTGCCTCGCCGCTGTGGGAGGAGAAGCCGCACGGGGGCTTCTACACGCAGGACGACATCCGCGAGATCGTCGCGTACGCGGCCGAGCGGCATATCAGCGTCGTCCCCGAAATCGACATCCCGGGCCACTCGCAGGCCGCCATCGCCGCGTATCCGGAACTGGGCAACACCGACGTCATCGACACGACCTCCTTGACCGTCTGGGACAACTGGGGCGTCTCCAAAAACGTACTCGCCCCCACTGACAACACCCTGCGCTTCTACGAGGGGGTGTTCGAGGAACTCCTGGAGCTCTTCCCGGCGGACGCCGCGCCGTTCTCGGGGTTTGTCCACATCGGCGGAGACGAGTGCGCCAAGGACCAGTGGAAGCAGTCGCCCACCGCTCAGGCGCGCATCAAGGAACTCGGGCTCGCGGACGAGGACGAGTTGCAGTCCTGGTTCATCCGGCACTTCGACAACTGGCTCTCCGCGCACGGGCGTCGGCTGATCGGCTGGGACGAGATCCTGGAGGGTGGGCTCGCGGACGGCGCGGCCGTGTCCTCGTGGCGCGGCTACCAGGGCGGCATCACGGCCGCCCGCGCGGGCCACGACGTCGTCATGTGCCCCGAGCAGCAGGTGTACTTGGACCACCGTCAGGACGCCGGCGAGGACGAGCCGGTGCCCATCGGCTATGTCCGCACCCTGGAGGACGTCTACCGCTTCGAACCGGTCCCGCCGCAGCTCACCGAGGCGGAGGCACGGCATGTGCTGGGTACTCAGGCCAATGTGTGGACCGAGGTGATGGAGGATCACGCGCGCGTGGACTATCAGACCCACCCGCGGCTCGCGGCCTTCGCCGAGGTCGCCTGGAGCGCCCTGCCCGCCCCCGCCGAACGGGACTTCGCGGACTTCGAGCACCGGATGACCGCCCACTACGCGCGACTTGACGCTCTGGGAGTGGCCTATCGCCCGCCCACGGGACCGCTGCCGTGGCAGAAGCGACCCGGTGTGCTCGGACGCCCGATCGAGGGGGCGCCCCCAAACGTGTGA
- a CDS encoding xanthine dehydrogenase family protein subunit M, which yields MTTHAPQAAQAVTLPASLDEAVAALAAMPAAVPVAGGTDLMAAVNSGQLRPAALVGLGRISEIRGWQYQDGHALLGAGLTHARMGRPDFAALIPALAAAARAAGPPQIRNAGTLGGNIASASPTGDALPVLAALEATLIIAGQGGARREIPVSHLLAGMEMLRGGELIGYVRVPLLHAPQVFLKATGRTGPGRAIASVALVLDPARRGVRCAVGAIAPMPLRPLDAEAWVAQLIDWDGERTLVPEALNAFGEYVAAACIPDPVPAEDGSVQPLPPAVLHLRRTVAALARRALGRALS from the coding sequence TTGACCACGCACGCACCGCAGGCGGCGCAGGCCGTGACGCTGCCCGCCTCGCTGGACGAGGCAGTGGCGGCGCTGGCCGCCATGCCCGCCGCCGTTCCGGTGGCCGGCGGCACCGACCTCATGGCCGCGGTCAACTCCGGACAGCTGCGGCCCGCCGCGCTCGTCGGCCTCGGCCGGATCAGCGAGATCCGCGGCTGGCAGTACCAGGACGGCCACGCGCTGCTCGGCGCGGGCCTCACCCACGCCCGTATGGGGCGCCCCGATTTCGCGGCCCTCATCCCGGCGCTGGCCGCCGCCGCGCGTGCGGCGGGACCACCGCAGATCCGTAACGCGGGCACCCTGGGTGGCAATATCGCGTCGGCCTCCCCTACGGGGGACGCGCTGCCCGTACTGGCCGCCCTGGAAGCCACGTTGATCATCGCGGGCCAGGGCGGAGCCCGCCGCGAGATTCCCGTCTCGCACCTGCTCGCGGGCATGGAGATGCTCCGCGGCGGCGAACTCATCGGTTACGTGCGCGTGCCGCTGCTGCACGCGCCGCAGGTCTTCCTGAAGGCGACCGGACGTACCGGACCCGGGCGCGCGATCGCGTCCGTGGCGCTCGTCCTCGACCCCGCGCGGCGCGGAGTGCGGTGCGCCGTCGGGGCCATAGCGCCGATGCCGCTGCGGCCGCTGGACGCCGAGGCGTGGGTCGCCCAGCTGATCGACTGGGACGGAGAGCGCACGCTCGTGCCCGAGGCGCTGAACGCCTTCGGGGAGTACGTCGCCGCGGCCTGCATCCCCGATCCCGTCCCTGCCGAGGACGGCTCCGTGCAACCGCTTCCGCCCGCCGTACTGCACCTGCGGCGCACCGTCGCCGCGCTGGCCCGACGAGCACTGGGGAGGGCACTGTCGTGA
- a CDS encoding extracellular solute-binding protein → MKLPAKLPVRTAAALAALVVATACAPQTSDNSSSGKDEKTGTLRIWLFQEVDNAPKEKVVDAALDTFKKAHKGTEVTVEYIPVETRAQRIKAAFNDPKSAPDVIEYGNTDTAGYVKDGGLADVTKEFTDWSEAKDTDPTARQSVTVDGRIYGAPYFVGVRALYYRTDVLKELGLEVPKTQAELAETARKIHAAKPNLYGLAVGGAYTYGAMPFIWSNGGELAEGKGGSYASTIDSADARKGIKAYTSLFGDDNCPAAKCAGMGGNDTVTAFASGKAGMAIGGDFSHAAIEAGKVKGKYAVVPLPGLKAGEIAPAFAGGNNIGVLKSTSHRTLAVDLMKRLASKKTQGELFDAMGFLPTYTDVREDVAAKEPFVAPFVKTLAAGAKFVPASPAWAQIDASLVLPTMFQEIVSGKKDVAAASKDAAKKMNDAFSSAG, encoded by the coding sequence ATGAAGCTCCCTGCCAAGCTCCCCGTCCGAACGGCCGCCGCCCTCGCGGCCCTTGTCGTCGCCACCGCCTGCGCCCCCCAGACCTCCGACAACTCCTCCTCCGGCAAGGACGAGAAGACCGGCACCCTGCGGATCTGGCTCTTCCAGGAGGTCGACAACGCGCCGAAGGAGAAGGTCGTCGACGCGGCGCTCGACACCTTCAAGAAGGCCCACAAGGGCACCGAGGTTACCGTCGAGTACATCCCCGTGGAGACCCGCGCCCAGCGCATCAAGGCCGCCTTCAACGACCCCAAGAGCGCCCCGGACGTCATCGAGTACGGCAACACGGACACGGCCGGTTATGTGAAGGACGGCGGACTCGCCGACGTCACCAAGGAGTTCACGGACTGGAGCGAGGCCAAGGACACCGACCCGACGGCCAGGCAGTCGGTGACGGTGGACGGGAGGATCTACGGCGCCCCGTACTTCGTCGGCGTACGCGCCCTCTACTACCGCACCGACGTCCTCAAGGAACTGGGCCTCGAAGTCCCGAAGACCCAGGCCGAGTTGGCTGAGACCGCCCGGAAGATCCACGCGGCGAAGCCCAACCTGTACGGTCTCGCGGTCGGCGGCGCCTACACGTACGGCGCGATGCCGTTCATCTGGTCCAACGGAGGTGAACTCGCCGAGGGCAAGGGCGGTTCGTACGCCTCCACCATCGACAGCGCGGACGCCCGGAAGGGCATCAAGGCGTACACCTCGCTCTTCGGCGACGACAACTGTCCGGCCGCCAAGTGCGCGGGCATGGGCGGGAACGACACGGTGACTGCCTTCGCCTCGGGCAAGGCGGGCATGGCCATCGGCGGTGACTTCAGCCATGCGGCGATCGAGGCCGGGAAGGTCAAGGGCAAGTACGCGGTCGTACCGCTGCCGGGTCTGAAGGCGGGCGAGATCGCGCCGGCGTTCGCGGGCGGCAACAACATCGGCGTACTGAAGAGCACCTCGCACCGCACGCTCGCCGTCGACCTGATGAAGCGGCTGGCGTCGAAGAAGACCCAGGGCGAGCTCTTCGACGCGATGGGCTTCCTGCCGACGTACACCGATGTGCGGGAAGACGTCGCGGCCAAGGAGCCGTTCGTCGCCCCCTTCGTGAAGACGCTCGCCGCGGGCGCCAAGTTCGTGCCCGCCTCGCCCGCGTGGGCGCAGATCGACGCCTCGCTCGTCCTGCCGACGATGTTCCAGGAGATCGTCAGCGGCAAGAAGGACGTGGCAGCGGCCTCGAAGGACGCGGCGAAGAAGATGAACGACGCGTTCAGCTCCGCTGGGTGA
- a CDS encoding 2Fe-2S iron-sulfur cluster-binding protein → MTDDQHGEGAPRSGGRWDPLPQGDYDDSATAFVQLPEGGIDALLADRDSPLAAPGHGYVPPQISVATDPAATGTWAVPGEAVQWPDPNGAPQGGEPQQGANDRFSYHPGATGQWDFGQAPAQEAATDGHSGHSSHSGHDVTGQWSIPVANGDLPDESGEFTTSALVEQWGGTPPATLPGGAAAPWATETIGQAWSAEPAKTAAEAPAEPPAQSHTESPAQAAQQAAEAAHEAHGPVAGPEHVAGEPAEAHEPDPAPEDRDASETSESAAEEARDEGTPASPQHDEHPLASYVLRVNGADRPVSDAWIGESLLYVLRERLGLAGAKDGCSQGECGACNVQVDGRLVASCLVPAVTAAGSEVRTVEGLAADGQPSDVQRALAKCGAVQCGFCVPGMAMTVHDLLEGNPAPTELETRQALCGNLCRCSGYRGVLDAVQEVVAEREAHSAAAAEAAPDADEARIPHQAGPGAGGVHPSAYENTAPYDPQAPHEQPYGQDGGQA, encoded by the coding sequence GTGACCGACGACCAGCACGGAGAGGGCGCTCCGCGGAGCGGCGGCCGATGGGATCCGCTGCCCCAGGGCGACTACGACGACAGCGCGACCGCCTTCGTCCAGCTCCCCGAAGGCGGTATCGACGCCCTCCTCGCCGACCGGGACAGCCCGCTCGCGGCGCCCGGGCACGGTTACGTGCCCCCGCAGATCAGCGTCGCGACCGACCCGGCGGCCACCGGGACCTGGGCGGTGCCCGGCGAGGCCGTCCAGTGGCCGGATCCGAACGGTGCGCCCCAGGGGGGCGAGCCTCAGCAGGGCGCGAACGACCGGTTCTCGTACCACCCGGGAGCCACCGGGCAGTGGGACTTCGGTCAGGCGCCCGCACAAGAAGCCGCTACCGATGGGCATTCCGGGCACTCGTCGCACTCCGGGCACGACGTGACCGGGCAGTGGTCGATTCCGGTCGCCAATGGCGATCTTCCGGACGAATCGGGCGAGTTCACCACGTCGGCGCTCGTCGAGCAGTGGGGCGGGACGCCACCCGCCACGCTCCCCGGCGGCGCGGCCGCTCCCTGGGCGACGGAGACCATCGGGCAGGCATGGTCCGCCGAGCCGGCGAAAACGGCCGCTGAGGCTCCCGCGGAGCCGCCGGCGCAGTCGCATACGGAATCGCCCGCGCAGGCCGCCCAGCAGGCCGCCGAGGCCGCTCACGAGGCTCACGGGCCGGTCGCCGGGCCCGAGCACGTGGCCGGTGAGCCTGCGGAGGCGCACGAACCGGACCCGGCACCCGAGGATCGAGACGCCTCGGAGACTTCCGAGAGCGCCGCCGAGGAGGCGCGGGACGAGGGCACCCCCGCCTCACCCCAGCACGACGAACACCCTCTGGCCTCGTACGTCCTGCGCGTCAACGGCGCCGACCGTCCCGTCAGCGACGCCTGGATCGGCGAATCGCTGCTCTACGTGCTGCGCGAGCGGCTCGGCCTCGCGGGCGCCAAGGACGGCTGCTCGCAGGGCGAGTGCGGCGCCTGCAACGTGCAGGTCGACGGACGGCTCGTGGCGTCCTGCCTGGTGCCCGCCGTCACCGCCGCCGGCAGCGAGGTGCGCACCGTCGAGGGCCTGGCCGCCGACGGGCAGCCCTCCGACGTGCAGCGGGCGCTCGCCAAGTGCGGTGCCGTGCAGTGCGGTTTCTGCGTACCGGGCATGGCGATGACCGTGCACGACCTCCTCGAGGGCAACCCCGCGCCGACCGAGCTCGAGACCCGCCAGGCGCTGTGCGGCAACCTGTGCCGCTGCTCCGGCTACCGCGGGGTCCTGGATGCCGTGCAGGAGGTCGTCGCCGAACGCGAGGCTCACTCCGCGGCCGCCGCCGAAGCCGCGCCGGACGCGGACGAGGCACGCATCCCGCACCAGGCGGGACCCGGCGCGGGCGGCGTCCACCCGTCGGCGTACGAGAACACCGCTCCGTACGATCCCCAAGCGCCGCATGAGCAGCCGTACGGCCAGGACGGAGGCCAGGCGTGA
- a CDS encoding carbohydrate ABC transporter permease: MSFPTGNFLRGFVRRPWRLAAEASALLIAAVVAFPLYWMVLSAFKPAGEVESTEPRPWTLSPSLDSFRRVFGQQEFGRYFLNSLVVACSVVLVSALVAFLAATAVTRFRFRFRTTLLIMFLVAQMVPVEALTIPLFFLMRDFGQLNTLGSLILPHIAFSLPFAIWMLRGFVKAVPDALEEAAYIDGASRARFLWQILFPLVFPGLVSTSVFSFISAWNDFLFAKSFIISDTSQSTLPMALLVFYKPDEPDWGGVMAASTVMTIPVLIFFVLVQRRLVSGLGGAVKD; this comes from the coding sequence GTGAGCTTCCCGACGGGGAACTTCCTACGGGGTTTCGTACGGCGTCCATGGCGGCTGGCCGCCGAGGCGTCCGCGCTGCTGATCGCGGCCGTCGTCGCCTTCCCCCTCTACTGGATGGTGCTCAGCGCCTTCAAACCGGCCGGAGAGGTCGAGTCGACCGAGCCCCGCCCCTGGACGCTTTCGCCCTCCCTGGATTCCTTCCGGCGCGTCTTCGGACAGCAGGAATTCGGCCGGTACTTCCTCAACAGCCTTGTCGTGGCGTGCTCCGTGGTGCTCGTGTCGGCGCTCGTCGCGTTTCTCGCGGCGACGGCGGTGACACGATTCCGCTTCCGTTTCCGGACCACCCTGCTGATCATGTTCCTGGTCGCGCAGATGGTGCCCGTCGAGGCCCTGACGATCCCCCTCTTCTTCCTCATGCGGGACTTCGGTCAGCTGAACACGCTGGGCTCGCTGATCCTGCCGCACATCGCCTTCTCGCTGCCCTTCGCGATCTGGATGCTGCGGGGTTTCGTAAAGGCCGTACCGGACGCGCTGGAGGAGGCCGCGTACATCGACGGGGCGAGCCGTGCGCGATTCCTCTGGCAGATTCTGTTCCCCCTGGTCTTCCCGGGCCTTGTGTCCACGAGCGTCTTTTCGTTCATCTCGGCCTGGAACGACTTCCTGTTCGCCAAGTCCTTCATCATCAGCGACACTTCGCAGTCCACCCTGCCGATGGCCCTTCTCGTCTTCTACAAGCCGGACGAGCCGGACTGGGGCGGAGTGATGGCGGCCTCCACCGTGATGACGATTCCGGTGCTGATCTTCTTCGTACTCGTACAGCGACGACTGGTCTCCGGCCTCGGCGGAGCGGTAAAGGACTGA